The Terriglobus roseus region CCAGAGCGCCAAGCCAGAAGAACTGGTCTCCATGACCTCTGACGATCGCATCTACCAGCCCGACCCTACGAAGAAATACATCGTGGACGAGCCAGAATACGAGTTCGGCATCTATCGCCCGGTACAGAACAGCCAGGAACTGAAGACACAGCGAGTCATCCACATTGGCCGTTCCACCCTGCTGCCCTATCAGCAGGACATTTATGACGAGAAGGGTCAGTTGGTCACCGTCGCAAACTACAGCGACTACAAAATGTTCGGCGATACCACCTTCGCTTCCAAGATCACTATCCGGCGTCCGCTGGACGAGATCACGCTGAACATGACCATCACCGAACTCTCCGTGAATCAGCCGCTCGAAGACGACCAGTTCGAAGCTCCCAAGATCCCAGCAAGCTACTCCGTAGAACGCCTTCCGTAGTCGCTCCCGAAGTTAGGTAAGAAACCTAAGTTTCAATGAAAATCATTAGCTCTCGATGACGAACTCAAACGTAAAAAGGCGGATGGCGTATGCCATCCGCCTTTCAGTTCTTACAGACACTTACAACAATTCAAACGCATACACCGTATCGCCCGACGCCGCGATGACATACTGATGTCCATCCAGCACAAACGTCTGCGGTGCATTGGTGATGCTGCCAATGTGCGCGTGCCACAGCGGATTACCATTCGCCGTATCGAACGCCACCAGGTTGCCAGAGCCATCGCCGCTGAACAGCAGACCACCAGCCGTGGCCAGCAATCCACCGCCGCCCGTGCCCTGTCCATACAACGAGTGACGCCACCGCGCCTTGCCCGTCTTGTAGTCGATACCCGAGATGTAGTTCGAGTACGTACCGATGGAAAGCTCGTCCTTACCGCCCAATCCCATCGCACCACGCGGATCAGGATCAGTCAGGAACGCATCGGAGAATCCGTTGTTCTCATACTGGTACAGCAAGCCCGTCTGCGGCGAGTAAGCCGGAGGCTGCCAGTTCACGGTGCCGCCCGAAGCTGGCGAAATCAGGCTGCCACCAATCGAAGCATCCTTCTCCGGATCAGGGTACGGTCCACCACGCGGCGTCAGCTTGTTCGACCAGTTCGTCGTCTCGCCATACTTCGTCGTCAACAGATGCTCACCCGTCACGCGATCCACCACAAAGAAGTAGCCGTTACGAGCCGCAGTCACAGCCATCTTCCGCTTGCGTCCGTTGAACACACCGTCCACCAGCACCGGCGTCTGTGCCGAATCGTAATCGTGCGTGTCATGCGGCGAAGTGGACACGTACCACTTCAGCTTGCCGGTATCCACATCCAGCGCCACCAGCGAGCACGCGTACAGATTGTCGCCATCGCCACGGTTGCCGTTCGTCCAGCTCGGTGTGGGATTGCCCGTGCTCATGATGTAGTAGTTCGTTTCGGGATCGTATGCACCCGTCACCCAAGTACCGCCACCACCATGACGAGCAGCATCCAGGTTCTTCCACGAATCAAGACCCGGATCGCCAGGGTTCTGCGGCGTCACGTACCACGTCCACTGCAGCTCGCCCGTCTCCGGATCAAACGACTTCAGGAAGCTCGGCGCATCAATGTCGTTACCCACACCTGCAATCACATGGTTCTTGATCACAATCGGCGCTGGTGTGGCGAAGTATCCGCCCTCAACATCGGCCAGCTTCTTATGCCAGCGTTCCTTGCCCGTCTTCACTTCCAGCGACACAAGATAGTCATCCGGCGTCTCGAAGAAGAGATAGTCCTTATACAAAGCAACGCCGCGATTGCCAATGTGCGTACCGCCGCGCGTCTTCCAGTAGTAGTGCCACAGCACTTCACCACTGCGCGCATCCACGGCATACGTATTGTCCGGCTGCGTTACATAAAGAATGCCGTCGCGCTGCAGAATGGTGCCCTTGATACCACCAGCACCCAGTCCGCCCGCGCCTTCACCACCCGTGATCAGTGTAGGACGCACCTTGCTGTATCCGGTCAACGGCGCAAGCTGATCCCCCGGCGTCATCTTTGAAGTCCACGCCAGCGTCAGGTGCTTCACCGTCTGCTTGTTCACAGCGGTCAACGCACTGTAGCGACGCGCGGTGTAATCACCGTTGTACGTCAGCCACTCGTTCTGCAGGGGCTTTGCGAGATCCGCGTTGGTTACATTCTGCGCAGGCGCCAAAGGAGCCAGTAGCAGGGCAGCAGCAAAAGTTAGAAGTCGTCGCGCCATCACTTCAGGGTCACCAGGTAAGCCGTTATGTCGTGAATGTCTTTGTCCGTGTACTTGGGCAGCAGGTTGCGGTGCGCATCCAGCGGATCCTTCACCACCACCTTCGGCACCGCGCCGTTACGCTCAAACGTCTGCTGCGTGCCGTCATCCACCTTCAACGTCACCAGGAAGTCATCAATGTGAATCAGCGT contains the following coding sequences:
- a CDS encoding acido-empty-quinoprotein group A, yielding MARRLLTFAAALLLAPLAPAQNVTNADLAKPLQNEWLTYNGDYTARRYSALTAVNKQTVKHLTLAWTSKMTPGDQLAPLTGYSKVRPTLITGGEGAGGLGAGGIKGTILQRDGILYVTQPDNTYAVDARSGEVLWHYYWKTRGGTHIGNRGVALYKDYLFFETPDDYLVSLEVKTGKERWHKKLADVEGGYFATPAPIVIKNHVIAGVGNDIDAPSFLKSFDPETGELQWTWYVTPQNPGDPGLDSWKNLDAARHGGGGTWVTGAYDPETNYYIMSTGNPTPSWTNGNRGDGDNLYACSLVALDVDTGKLKWYVSTSPHDTHDYDSAQTPVLVDGVFNGRKRKMAVTAARNGYFFVVDRVTGEHLLTTKYGETTNWSNKLTPRGGPYPDPEKDASIGGSLISPASGGTVNWQPPAYSPQTGLLYQYENNGFSDAFLTDPDPRGAMGLGGKDELSIGTYSNYISGIDYKTGKARWRHSLYGQGTGGGGLLATAGGLLFSGDGSGNLVAFDTANGNPLWHAHIGSITNAPQTFVLDGHQYVIAASGDTVYAFELL